One stretch of Carassius carassius chromosome 18, fCarCar2.1, whole genome shotgun sequence DNA includes these proteins:
- the LOC132092595 gene encoding tumor necrosis factor alpha-induced protein 2-like, translating to MAFSRESKENLEEYKKSEEICEEIIGIEGIVDEEAKEQCQKQKHKMRIPKNMKIKNIIKHKKNPKSEAALSPEATLEVDLDTIEGIVEFTGDSEVGCQKQKFRIKISEKIKILDFKKRQKNSKSTGTPSVELDFKENLEQNRLAEAQQQLVKAEECLFGSKEVGRTEDEVDKLHIDYEIFILHLRLAIYDSFSEDSQETLKSALTSILKEEAQDRRWMEVAEDQRPIWRPTGCRQIHDTLLQTTVEERMKNADEEENNADILSTSLKREVFRMGKLVQKDLLRVIRNLRECYPPDFDICRTYAQLYHQTFSTRLQELARSKISSEDCLYLLSWIVEYYPKDVLKHKELEEHINSSSLGPLLPEEDLKRLEEQYFSYKENEIRNWLSNALEKEVKKWSDGIEPELMDGYYFSSLAVDVLPLVDGAVKDVNTLLSCESKARSFLNQLDSFLQSYRTSLEEMVKRKQENIPKTLFANLVNIYQFRDYVQKPEHPFTEDTRKTCLSTLADLKNISHKYFLSHIHTELKPLYRKLWTQVWFAGHCEVVEELVKALESNIDNFKELKSVCREELMAELHLEVMVEYVRRMMKRKLKLKDKEQQEAAAEFICHDSNQICSVFDKVGCREEWFCQILPKLSEILRLQDPGSLQLEIVTLARDYPDMSEQHIIALLNLKTNLSSSDLRRIKKCLSENRGTPDTLESSTFNFFSKVLIKWKII from the exons aAAACCTTGAAGAATATAAGAAATCAGAAGAAATCTGCGAAGAAATAATTGGCATTGAAGGCATAGTTGATGAAGAGGCCAAAGAACAATGtcaaaaacaaaagcacaaaatgagaataccaaaaaatatgaaaatcaaaaatattataaaacacaaaaagaaTCCAAAATCTGAAGCTGCTCTCAGCCCCGAGGCAACGTTAG AAGTGGACCTTGACACCATTGAAGGCATAGTAGAGTTTACTGGTGATTCTGAAGTGGGATGTCAGAAACAAAAATTCAGAATCAAAatatcagaaaaaataaaaattcttgacTTCAAGAAACGGCAGAAGAATTCAAAATCCACAGGAACTCCATCAG TGGAATTGGATTTCAAAGAGAACCTTGAGCAGAACCGTTTGGCTGAAGCACAGCAACAGCTGGTGAAAGCTGAGGAATGTCTCTTTGGTTCAAAAGAAGTGGGCAGGACAGAAGATGAGGTAGACAAGCTTCATATTGACTATGAGATCTTTATTTTGCACCTGAGATTGGCCATCTATGACTCCTTCAGTGAGGACAGCCAGGAGACACTCAAGAGTGCTTTGACTTCAATACTTAAAGAGGAGGCACAGGACAGACGCTGGATGGAAGTTGCCGAGGATCAACGCCCAATATGGAGGCCTACGGGGTGCAGACAGATCCATGACACATTACTCCAGACTACCGTGGAGGAACGAATGAAGAATGCAGATGAAGAGGAGAATAATGCAGATATACTGTCTACCTCCTTGAAGAGAGAGGTGTTCCGAATGGGCAAACTAGTGCAGAAAGATCTGCTCAGAGTGATCCGAAATCTGAGAGAGTGTTACCCACCGGACTTTGACATCTGCAGAACATATGCTCAGCTCTACCATCAAACCTTTTCCACCAGACTTCAAGAGCTTGCCAGATCCAAAATCAGTTCTGAGGACTGCCTCTATTTATTAAGTTGGATTGTGGAGTACTACCCAAA agatGTATTGAAGCATAAAGAACTAGAGGAGCACATCAACAGTTCATCACTTGGACCTCTGTTACCTGAAGAAGACCTTAAGAGATTAGAGGAACAGTACTTCTCTTACAAAGAG AACGAGATCAGAAACTGGTTATCCAATGCTTTagagaaagaggtgaaaaaaTGGAGTGATGGCATCGAACCAGAGCTGATGGACGGATACTACTTCAGTAGCCTTGCTGTTGATGTTTTACCA cttGTTGATGGGGCTGTAAAAGATGTCAACACACTTTTGAGTTGTGAAAGTAAAGCCCGGAGTTTCCTAAACCAGCTGGACAGTTTTCTTCAGAG ctaTAGGACAAGTCTGGAGGAGATGgtcaaaagaaaacaagaaaacattCCTAAAACTCTCTTTGCTAATCTGGTTAATATTTACCAGTTTAG GGATTATGTACAAAAACCAGAACATCCTTTCACAGAGGACACTAGAAAAACTTGCCTGTCCACATTAGCAGATCTCAAAAACATTAGTCACAAATACTTCCTCAGTCATATTCACACAGAACTGAAG CCGCTGTACCGTAAACTGTGGACTCAAGTTTGGTTCGCTGGACATTGTGAGGTTGTGGAGGAGCTGGTGAAGGCTCTTGAGAGTAACATAGACAATTTCAAAGAGCTAAAGTCTGTCTGCAGAGAG GAGCTAATGGCTGAGCTGCATCTAGAAGTAATGGTTGAATATGTGAGGCGAATGATGAAgagaaaactgaaactgaaagacAAAGAGCAGCAAGAAGCAGCTGCTGAGTTCATCTGCCACGACAGCAATCAAATCTGCTCTGTGTTTGACAAAGTG GGATGCAGAGAGGAATGGTTCTGTCAAATACTGCCCAAATTATCAGAGATTCTGAGACTGCAGGATCCTGGGAGTTTACAACTTGAGATTGTTACTCTGGCAAGAGACTATCCTGACATGAG TGAGCAGCATATTATTGCTCTCCTAAACCTGAAGACCAACCTTTCAAGCTCAGACCTGCGAAGGATCAAAAAGTGTCTGAGTGAAAACAGAGGCACACCGGACACTCTGGAGTCCTCTACTTTCAACTTCTTCTCTAAAGTACTCATCAAATGGAAAATCATCTAA